In Candidatus Roseilinea sp., one DNA window encodes the following:
- a CDS encoding NAD(P)-dependent oxidoreductase has protein sequence MKILLIGANGQLGRDLMMALAHHDVLGTARGAITVNDSETDWPSPIALDVCDAVEVRATVTSFSPAIVINCAAYHRVDDIESDASQALAVNALAAQRLALICREVGAALLHISTDYVFDGAKRAPYVETDLPNPLSAYGASKLAGELLIRAAWRKHYIVRTCGLYGLAGASGKGGNFVNTMLRLAHEGKPIRVVNDQTCTPTFTKDLAQQIARLIETEAYGTYHITNDGACTWYEFACEIFRLAGLQPEICPISSAEFNAPARRPPYSVLENAGLKALGIDQMRHWREALAEYLSLKMARG, from the coding sequence ATGAAGATTTTGTTGATCGGCGCAAATGGACAGCTTGGACGCGACTTGATGATGGCGCTTGCTCACCACGATGTGCTGGGCACGGCGCGCGGGGCAATTACGGTGAACGATTCCGAGACCGATTGGCCTTCTCCAATCGCGCTCGATGTGTGTGATGCCGTCGAGGTGCGCGCCACCGTTACCAGCTTCTCGCCGGCAATCGTGATCAACTGCGCCGCCTATCACCGCGTGGACGACATCGAGTCGGACGCCTCGCAGGCGCTGGCCGTGAACGCGCTGGCCGCGCAGCGGCTGGCATTGATCTGCCGCGAGGTGGGCGCCGCTCTGCTGCACATCAGCACCGACTACGTGTTCGACGGTGCCAAGCGCGCGCCGTATGTCGAGACCGACCTGCCCAACCCGCTCAGCGCCTACGGCGCCAGCAAGCTGGCCGGCGAGCTGCTCATTCGCGCCGCGTGGCGCAAGCACTACATCGTGCGCACGTGCGGCCTGTATGGGCTGGCCGGCGCGAGCGGCAAGGGCGGCAACTTCGTCAACACCATGCTGCGCCTCGCCCACGAAGGCAAACCCATCCGCGTGGTGAACGACCAGACCTGCACCCCGACGTTCACCAAGGACCTAGCGCAACAGATCGCCCGGCTGATCGAGACGGAGGCATACGGCACTTACCACATCACCAACGACGGGGCTTGCACGTGGTATGAGTTCGCCTGTGAGATCTTTCGGCTGGCCGGCCTGCAGCCCGAGATTTGCCCCATCAGCAGCGCAGAGTTCAACGCACCGGCGCGCCGCCCACCCTACTCCGTGCTGGAGAATGCCGGGCTGAAAGCGCTGGGCATAGACCAAATGCGCCACTGGCGTGAGGCACTGGCGGAATACCTGTCGCTGAAGATGGCGCGCGGCTGA
- a CDS encoding methyltransferase, TIGR04290 family protein — MRLFNKLFGERSAPPLIEAAPVAIDEATIEPPHTTSRESLMALVESFPYWYQHIYLGQGVYTLSTPRLHNRLWQFLEPMLPADLAGASVLDVGTNAGYFCIKTKLKGAGKVIGVDNTDVFLQQAEACRAVWGLDIEYRQLDADRLLQLERSFDIVIFTGILYHLKNPLGVLEQVAEMCNDAIIVETEVIPPTRENIVHVRLGPRGQVAITACRQGFMKFIEKDELNEDGSNWWVPDTACVLGMLRTAGFTHFSQPRYLEETRMMLVAAKRPQSLLKLTPSS; from the coding sequence ATGAGACTATTCAACAAACTGTTTGGGGAGCGAAGCGCGCCTCCGTTGATCGAAGCGGCGCCTGTCGCAATTGACGAGGCGACTATCGAGCCGCCGCATACGACCAGCCGCGAATCGTTGATGGCTTTGGTCGAGTCGTTTCCATACTGGTACCAGCACATCTATTTGGGCCAGGGCGTGTATACACTCAGCACGCCGCGTCTGCACAACCGGCTATGGCAGTTTCTCGAGCCCATGCTGCCGGCCGATCTGGCTGGTGCCTCCGTCCTGGATGTGGGAACGAATGCGGGCTACTTTTGCATCAAGACCAAGTTGAAAGGGGCAGGCAAAGTCATCGGCGTTGACAATACGGATGTGTTTCTCCAACAAGCCGAGGCGTGCCGAGCCGTCTGGGGGCTCGACATCGAGTATCGTCAGCTCGACGCCGATCGTCTCCTGCAGCTCGAACGAAGCTTCGACATCGTAATCTTCACAGGCATCCTGTACCACCTGAAGAATCCGCTCGGCGTGCTAGAACAAGTGGCCGAAATGTGTAACGATGCCATCATCGTCGAGACCGAGGTGATCCCCCCAACCCGGGAGAACATCGTCCATGTCCGTCTGGGACCGCGCGGCCAAGTTGCAATCACTGCCTGCCGACAAGGGTTCATGAAGTTCATCGAGAAGGATGAACTCAACGAGGACGGATCGAACTGGTGGGTGCCAGACACAGCCTGCGTATTGGGGATGCTGCGCACAGCCGGCTTCACGCACTTCTCTCAACCGCGCTACCTGGAAGAGACGCGAATGATGCTGGTGGCGGCCAAGCGCCCGCAGTCGTTGCTGAAGTTGACGCCATCCTCATGA
- a CDS encoding ABC transporter produces MSTTTSNAIEFHNVSKFFRMDRDRPRAFQQLFIQLFRRDRRDTESRSNDVFWALRDVSFVVERGSSVGLIGTNGAGKSTALKLISRIIQPSSGLVQVHGRVTALLELGAGFHPELSGRDNIYLNGAVMGLTRREVDYRLDRIVEFAELEDFIDVPVKDYSSGMYARLGFSVAIHLDPEILLVDEVLSVGDQAFQQKCNEYMTRLRKSGVTILFVSHSLDAIVRNCSKAIWLDRGRLQAQGDTQLVADAYYKHVLAQSSTRAAPANGDNRFGSGEARVTRVELLDGDLRPLRVAMTNDAIVVRMHYQATARIERPLFGLAFYDAQTGAHLAGPNNGIARYDIAHIEGSGYVDYHVARLPFLPGEYTINSAIYDADGVHPYDAWIGCARLKVAPGGTRERYGIIALEGNWSHTPALPDPAPRARLDEVTRVAP; encoded by the coding sequence ATGTCAACCACAACGTCCAACGCCATCGAGTTCCACAACGTCTCGAAATTCTTCCGCATGGATCGCGACCGGCCGCGCGCGTTCCAGCAATTGTTCATTCAACTCTTTCGACGCGACCGCCGGGATACGGAATCACGAAGCAACGACGTCTTCTGGGCGCTGCGCGACGTCAGCTTCGTCGTCGAACGCGGCAGCAGCGTCGGCCTGATCGGCACCAACGGCGCCGGCAAGAGCACGGCGCTCAAGTTGATCAGCCGCATCATCCAGCCATCATCCGGGCTGGTGCAGGTTCACGGCCGGGTGACGGCGCTGCTCGAGTTGGGCGCCGGTTTTCACCCTGAACTGAGCGGCCGCGACAACATCTACCTAAACGGCGCGGTGATGGGACTCACGCGCAGAGAGGTGGACTACAGACTCGACCGAATCGTCGAGTTCGCCGAGTTGGAAGATTTCATTGATGTGCCGGTGAAGGACTATTCCAGCGGCATGTATGCCCGGCTGGGCTTCTCGGTCGCCATCCACCTCGATCCCGAAATCCTGCTGGTGGACGAAGTGCTCTCCGTAGGTGACCAGGCCTTCCAGCAGAAGTGCAACGAGTACATGACGCGCCTGCGCAAGAGCGGCGTCACCATCCTGTTCGTGTCGCACAGCCTGGATGCGATCGTGCGCAATTGTTCGAAGGCGATCTGGCTGGATCGCGGCCGGTTGCAAGCGCAAGGCGACACGCAGTTGGTGGCCGACGCGTATTACAAACACGTGTTGGCACAGAGCTCGACGCGGGCAGCGCCGGCGAACGGCGACAACCGCTTCGGCAGCGGCGAGGCGCGCGTGACGCGCGTCGAATTGCTCGACGGCGACCTGCGGCCGCTGCGCGTGGCAATGACGAACGACGCGATCGTGGTGCGCATGCACTACCAAGCGACGGCGCGCATCGAACGCCCGCTCTTCGGCCTGGCGTTCTATGACGCGCAGACCGGCGCGCACCTGGCCGGACCGAACAACGGCATCGCGCGCTACGACATTGCGCACATCGAAGGCAGCGGATACGTGGACTATCACGTCGCGCGATTGCCTTTCCTGCCGGGCGAATACACGATCAATTCGGCCATTTACGACGCCGACGGCGTGCACCCGTACGATGCATGGATCGGCTGCGCGCGCTTGAAGGTGGCGCCCGGCGGCACGCGGGAACGCTATGGCATCATCGCGCTCGAAGGGAACTGGTCGCACACACCTGCGCTGCCCGATCCGGCACCTCGCGCGCGTCTGGACGAAGTAACGCGCGTCGCGCCCTGA